One genomic segment of Nerophis lumbriciformis linkage group LG20, RoL_Nlum_v2.1, whole genome shotgun sequence includes these proteins:
- the LOC133619725 gene encoding L-rhamnose-binding lectin ELEL-1-like: protein MSCEVGSKMKLHHVLYKVGVGTRCGEGKRHPDDGPDTFCSFPWADMVVEDLCGNRRTCEVPVTEVVFGEYPCKETSRYLEVSYTCVLPSSPPAPAKADCDIKEETSV, encoded by the exons ATGTCATGTG aggtGGGCAGCAAGATGAAGTTGCATCACGTCCTGTACAAAGTGGGCGTGGGCACGCGGTGTGGCGAGGGCAAGCGTCACCCTGACGACGGGCCTGACACCTTCTGCTCCTTCCCCTGGGCGGACATGGTGGTGGAGGACCT gtgTGGCAACAGGCGCACGTGTGAGGTTCCTGTCACTGAGGTGGTGTTTGGAGAATATCCCTGCAAGGAGACCAGCCGCTACCTGGAGGTGTCTTACACCTGTGTCCTCCCCAGCAGCCCACCTGCCCCCGCCAAAGCtgact gtgacatCAAAGAGGAGACGAGTGTGTGA